In Amphiura filiformis chromosome 1, Afil_fr2py, whole genome shotgun sequence, the following are encoded in one genomic region:
- the LOC140147307 gene encoding cytochrome P450 4B1-like, with amino-acid sequence MRLYPPVGIVGRELKSSPLQLPDGRVIPKGATAFLHINGLHRNPSVWEDPLVFDPERFSKENSANRHSHAFTPFAAGPRNCIGQHFAMSEMKSFTAVLLRHFRFSPDRSKPVQRINETILRSTTGIPVMVTPRDK; translated from the exons ATGCGACTTTATCCACCAGTGGGAATAGTTGGCAGAGAATTGAAATCATCGCCACTACAATTACCAGATGGGAGAGTAATTCCTAAAG GTGCTACCGCCTTCCTTCATATCAACGGACTTCATCGCAATCCGAGTGTCTGGGAAGATCCACTTGTTTTTGATCCGGAGAGATTTTCGAAGGAAAATTCGGCCAATCGGCACTCCCATGCATTTACTCCCTTTGCTGCCGGTCCAAG GAACTGTATTGGTCAACACTTTGCGATGTCCGAGATGAAATCGTTTACCGCTGTGCTGTTACGTCACTTCCGTTTTTCTCCTGACCGTAGCAAACCAGTTCAACGGATTAATGAAACTATACTCAGAAGTACTACTGGCATACCTGTGATGGTCACTCCGAGAGATAAATAA
- the LOC140160505 gene encoding cytochrome P450 4F4-like, with protein MTSEPYEEKKINCYKFWCVVKQNMMATASDMLSTIAVIAAIILLVKSILLLQQRWKFQQALKSFPEHPRGIPFLGHAKAFLDGARGQLSDFDDIYDNNEKAMQVWMTPFKPGVVVYHPDSIRAVFKTAEPKFQEYQFFIPWLGDGLVISTGKKWSRNRRLLTPAFHFDILKPYVKVFVESTNKLANKWKAECADSACSIEVMQDISLATLDSLMRCVMGVEDDFQRMGRKHPYVHATYFLTEQVLMRFGSLLYRSDTIYALSPNGRAFRKAAKTAHDFSEKAIRERRQRLEHSNYDSSKERLRPFLDILLQAKDEDGVGLSDIEIRNQVDTFMFGGHDTTSSGLSWIVYNLANHPEFQERCRNEVDEVMEGKADNDS; from the exons ATGACATCGGAGCCATACGAGGAAAAAAAGATAAATTGCTACAAGTTTTGGTGTGTTGTAAAGCAG AATATGATGGCTACTGCAAGCGATATGTTGTCCACTATTGCTGTGATAGCAGCAATCATTTTACTGGTGAAGTCAATACTGCTTCTGCAACAAAGATGGAAGTTTCAGCAGGCACTGAAGAGTTTCCCTGAACATCCCCGTGGCATTCCATTCCTTGGACACGCAAAAGCC ttCTTAGATGGTGCACGAGGAcaactttctgactttgatgacATATATGACAACAACGAGAAAGCAATGCAGGTATGGATGACACCGTTTAAACCAGGAGTAGTTGTTTACCATCCGGATTCTATTAGAGCAGTTTTCAAGACTGCAG AGCCAAAATTCCAGGAATATCAGTTCTTCATACCGTGGTTAGGCGATGGTTTAGTGATATCCACTGGGAAGAAGTGGTCACGAAATCGGCGACTATTGACTCCGgcatttcattttgatattttgaaaccgTATGTGAAAGTATTTGTGGAATCCACAAATAAGCTAGCT AATAAATGGAAAGCAGAATGTGCAGACAGCGCATGTTCAATAGAGGTCATGCAAGATATAAGTCTGGCAACACTGGACAGTCTAATGAGATGCGTCATGGGAGTAGAAGATGATTTTCAAAGGATGGG GAGAAAGCACCCGTATGTTCATGCTACATATTTTCTGACGGAACAAGTTTTGATGCGTTTTGGAAGTCTTCTATATCGGTCTGACACTATTTATGCTTTGAGCCCCAATGGCCGTGCCTTCCGCAAAGCAGCGAAGACTGCACATGATTTTTCTGAAAAAGCGATCAGAGAAAGAAGGCAGCGACTTGAACATTCCAATTATGACTCGTCGAAAGAACGGCTGAGGCCTTTCCTGGATATTCTTCTTCAAGCCAAG GATGAAGATGGTGTTGGTTTAAGCGACATAGAAATACGCAATCAAGTGGATACCTTTATGTTTGGAGGTCATGATACGACATCATCTGGATTGTCGTGGATTGTTTACAACTTGGCTAATCATCCAGAATTCCAAGAAAGATGTAGGAATGAGGTGGATGAAGTAATGGAAGGAAAAGCTGACAATGACAGCTAA